One region of Cinclus cinclus chromosome 1, bCinCin1.1, whole genome shotgun sequence genomic DNA includes:
- the LOC134049145 gene encoding desmoglein-1-like — MDWLPHRTAAFLFLLLVLLDFSTGFHVEVKEWAENGTARWKTFRRQKREWIKFAAACREGEDNSKRNPIARIRSDCEEDNPITYSISGVGIDRAPYGIFVVNPRTGEINITSIVDREVTPVFVIRCFAKHSVTGVDLEPPLELRVRVLDINDNPPVFAQTVFTGSVEESSMDNTLVMKIIATDADEPNHLNSKIAFKIESQEPSGPPMFIMNKYTGELHLANYLDREQHSSYTLVVKASDRDGAADGISSLCSCNVKVIDVNDNFPTLAQSSFSASISENSLSSELLRIQALDADEEFTDNWLAEFFFITGNEDNCFEIVTDRATNQGILRVIKELDFEHIRTHSLMIGVRNVAAFHHSVAHEYQIFGTPLTVEVKNLIEPPRFHPSSVVFSLAEGARVNYVVGTYTAMDEDTRTIASNVVYSIGRDPAAWFRINQNTGEITLNKVISRDSVYVVNGQYQAEVLAITRGVPRYTATGTIVLSIDGINANCPSINTEMRKVCMHSPSVIISAKHRDGDLYATPFTFSIHGEPQTTWIIRRINDSSAELVGQNIDFYLYRIYVVVRDSQGRRCARPHIIPVQACQCDSRNYCTSGATRIIIIGGGGSGGGTGGGTGGGTTGGGGGGTGGGGREDGGGDYGQTRPGGGDFEDHTDWQGYTDGYDGGEEGYTASTDDGYGNENYGRQYESNTTLSGAAIGLMFLGGLIFVLIPILMSMSDCCGCGPGAAGGVGTGFEPVPECTEGAIHPWGIEGAQPEDRDVSHILAPTTAAGGDFGEPSDIYNNTYGGGGGVASGVEETTGVGYGTGTGYGTAGGISGTGEAKGSIGGTIKEYREGGVNMAFLDNYFSEKAFVYADEDEGRPANDCLLIYDHEGVGTPVGSVGCCSFIGEDTDETYLDTLGPKFKTLAEICLGKEIEPFPDVNPPWPGVVNIPFPSPESDLNLPPPGTTIVVNGNAPMPPPVGTTTVVTENTYTSGTTIQPPRPMPDPLLHGNMTVTETYTSGSPSLCVDPLRASNVVVTERVVGPASASELRGMLDIPDLTEGSNVIVTERVIAPNSRLPASLSIPDLVDGSNVVVTERVFRPASGMPGSLINIPSELSNAHNVVVTERVVSGSGMSSLGGTSLGGANLGGLSSTGQMLSADCHLGQGMGTASPGTSRRRVTKYSTMQYSSQ; from the exons GTACTCTTGGATTTCAGCACAGGATTTCATGTAGAG GTAAAAGAATGGGCTGAAAATGGAACAGCAAGATGGAAAACCTTTAGAAGACAAAAACGTGAATGGATCAAATTTGCTGCAGCTTGTagagaaggagaagataatTCCAAGAGGAATCCAATTGCCAGA ATCCGATCTGATTGTGAAGAAGACAATCCAATCACATACAGCATCTCTGGAGTTGGAATTGATCGTGCACCCTATGGAATATTTGTTGTTAACCCAAGAACAGGAGAAATTAATATAACATCAATAGTGGATAGGGAAGTAACACCAGTATTTGTT ATACGTTGCTTTGCTAAGCACTCAGTGACCGGTGTAGATTTGGAACCGCCTCTTGAACTTCGAGTCAGAGTCCTGGATATAAATGATAACCCTCCTGTATTTGCACAAACTGTATTTACAGGATCTGTTGAAGAGAGCAGCATGGACA acaCACTGGTGATGAAAATCATTGCAACGGATGCAGATGAACCTAACCATTTGAATTCTAAAATTGCCTTCAAAATAGAGAGTCAGGAACCTTCTGGTCCACCCATGTTCATTATGAATAAATACACAGGAGAACTCCATCTTGCAAATTACCTTGACAGAGAG CAACATAGTAGTTACACTCTGGTTGTGAAGGCATCAGACCGGGATGGGGCTGCAGATGGAATATCATCCCTTTGTAGCTGTAACGTGAAAGTTATTGATGTTAATGACAACTTTCCAACTCTTGCTCAGAGCTCT ttttcagcaagtatttcagaaaattcACTCAGTTCAGAACTGCTACGAATACAAGCTCTGGATGCTGATGAAGAGTTTACAGACAATTGGTTAGCAGAGTTTTTCTTTATAACCGGTAATGAAGATAACTGTTTTGAAATTGTTACAGATCGAGCTACAAATCAAGGAATTCTTAGAGTAATTAAG GAACTGGATTTTGAACATATCCGAACTCACTCACTGATGATTGGCGTCAGGAATGTAGCTGCCTTCCACCACTCTGTTGCACATGAGTACCAAATATTTGGAACACCTCTCACAGTAGAAGTAAAAAATTTGATTGAACCACCAAGATTTCATCCATCTTCAGTTGTGTTTTCCCTGGCAGAAGGTGCACGAGTGAATTATGTTGTAGGAACATACACAGCCATGGATGAGGACACTAGAACTATTGCATCAAATGTTGT ATATAGTATAGGACGTGATCCAGCTGCCTGGTTCAGAATCAATCAAAACACTGGTGAAATCACACTGAACAAAGTTATTAGCCGGGATTCAGTCTACGTAGTCAATGGGCAGTACCAAGCAGAGGTTCTGGCTATCACCAGAG GGGTTCCTCGATATACTGCTACTGGCACCATTGTACTTTCAATAGATGGCATCAATGCCAATTGCCCAAGTATTAATACTGAAATGAGGAAAGTATGTATGCATTCCCCATCGGTGATTATCTCAGCAAAGCATAGGGATGGTGATCTCTATGCTACCCCCTTTACATTCAGCATACATGGTGAACCTCAGACTACATGGATTATCAGACGAATAAATG aTTCTTCTGCAGAACTAGTGGGACAGAACATAGACTTTTACCTTTATAGGATCTATGTCGTTGTAAGAGATAGCCAAGGCCGGCGCTGTGCTAGACCACACATAATTCCTGTGCAAGCCTGCCAGTGTGATAGTCGGAATTACTGCACCAGTGGGGCCACGAGAATAATTATCATCGGTGGTGGTGGCTCTGGTGGTGGCACTGGTGGTGGCACTGGTGGTGGCACtactggtggtggtggtggcggTACTGGTGGAGGAGGCCGGGAAGACGGTGGTGGTGACTATGGCCAGACTAGACCTGGAGGAGGAGATTTTGAGGACCACACAGACTGGCAGGGTTATACTGATGGCTACGACGGAGGTGAGGAAGGATATACTGCCTCGACTGATGATGGttatggaaatgaaaattatggCAGACAATACGAATCAAACACCACACTTAGTGGTGCTGCCATTGGCCTGATGTTTCTCGGTGGATTAATATTTGTTT TGATTCCAATTTTGATGTCAATGAGTGACTGTTGTGGCTGTGGACCTGGCGCTGCAGGTGGAGTTGGAACTGGATTTGAACCTGTACCTGAATGCACAGAAGGGGCAATTCATCCATGGGGAATAGAAGGCGCACAGCCTGAAGACAGG GATGTCTCGCACATTCTTGCCCCAACAACTGCAGCAGGAGGTGATTTTGGTGAACCTTCTG acatATATAATAACACatatggaggaggaggaggagtagCTTCTGGTGTTGAAGAAACTACAGGTGTTGGCTATGGCACTGGTACAGGCTACGGAACAGCTGGAGGAATTTCTGGAACGGGGGAAGCAAAAGGTTCAATTGGAGGAACAATAAAAGAGTATCGAGAAGGAGGAGTGAACATGGCCTTCCTAGACAATTATTTCTCTGAG AAAGCATTTGTGTATGCAGATGAAGATGAAGGTCGGCCGGCAAATGACTGCCTATTAATTTATGATCATGAAGGAGTCGGTACTCCTGTTGGCTCTGTGGGTTGCTGCAGCTTTATTGGAGAAGATACAGATGAAACATATTTGGATACTTTAGGACCAAAATTTAAGACCCTAGCAGAGATCTGTCTTGGCAAAGAGATTGAACCTTTCCCTGATGTCAACCCACCCTGGCCAGGTGTCGTCAAcattcccttccccagccctgaaAGTGATCTAAACCTCCCGCCACCTGGCACCACCATCGTTGTCAATGGAAATGCACCCATGCCTCCCCCCGTTGGCACTACAACGGTTGTTACTGAAAACACCTACACGTCTGGGACAACCATACAGCCCCCAAGGCCAATGCCGGATCCCTTGCTCCATGGCAACATGACGGTGACCGAAACCTACACCTCCGGCTCCCCCTCTCTTTGTGTTGACCCTCTGCGTGCATCCAACGTCGTTGTGACAGAGAGGGTTGTCGGGCCCGCATCTGCCTCTGAATTGCGTGGCATGCTTGATATCCCCGATCTCACAGAGGGCTCCAACGTTATCGTCACGGAAAGAGTAATCGCGCCTAACTCCCGACTCCCGGCATCTCTGAGCATTCCTGATTTGGTAGATGGGTCCAATGTGGTAGTGACAGAAAGGGTGTTCAGGCCTGCCTCTGGCATGCCGGGCAGCCTAATAAATATTCCCTCAGAGTTATCCAATGCCCACAACGTGGTGGTCACAGAGAGAGTAGTGTCAGGGTCTGGGATGAGTAGCCTGGGAGGAACAAGCCTAGGAGGAGCAAATCTGGGGGGTCTGAGCAGCACGGGTCAGATGCTCAGTGCTGACTGTCATCTTggccagggaatgggcacagcatCTCCAGGCACCTCCCGGAGGCGAGTGACAAAGTACAGCACCATGCAGTACTCCAGTCAGTAA